One region of Chitinophaga varians genomic DNA includes:
- a CDS encoding helix-turn-helix domain-containing protein: MPARSSVKEIPQYGLEESRQLHRVPGNPSAFGYNNLAPSARIKGFELYSSEGVRAQMGPLKSDYYRISISVRGTTEIQLGLEDFTHGNGTISFTFPGQIFSKRGLSDDAFGYYLLFEPGFLEDIIAPDRIPVEFPFFAFAGVPFMQLLPEELEITVDFAERMNAELQRHQSGHDKAVRMYLYLMLLELKRSYLRQGFDVTERDNKPAYLVPRYRKLVSEHFLTKRKVADYAAMLGVTPNHLNRAIREHTGHTASEAITDMLVREAKAALRYTDTTIAGISDQLQFSDPAGFNRFFKEKTGLTPLTFRKNAVSG, from the coding sequence ATGCCTGCCCGTTCCTCTGTCAAAGAAATTCCGCAATACGGCCTGGAAGAATCCCGGCAACTGCACCGCGTGCCCGGCAACCCGTCCGCATTTGGGTACAATAATCTCGCCCCGTCCGCGCGTATAAAGGGCTTTGAGCTGTATTCCAGCGAAGGCGTGCGGGCACAAATGGGCCCACTGAAATCGGACTATTACCGTATCAGCATCTCCGTGCGCGGCACCACGGAAATACAATTGGGACTGGAAGACTTTACCCATGGAAATGGCACCATCAGCTTCACTTTCCCCGGGCAGATATTCAGTAAGCGGGGCCTGAGCGATGATGCCTTTGGTTATTACCTGTTGTTTGAACCGGGTTTTCTGGAAGATATTATTGCGCCCGACCGTATCCCGGTGGAATTTCCCTTCTTTGCCTTTGCCGGCGTACCGTTTATGCAGCTGTTGCCGGAAGAACTGGAGATCACCGTGGATTTTGCCGAACGGATGAACGCAGAGCTGCAGCGGCACCAGTCCGGCCATGATAAAGCCGTGCGCATGTACCTGTACCTGATGCTGCTGGAGCTGAAACGCAGCTATCTGCGCCAGGGCTTCGACGTCACCGAACGGGATAACAAGCCCGCTTACCTCGTGCCACGTTACAGGAAACTGGTCAGTGAACATTTCCTCACCAAACGAAAAGTGGCGGATTATGCTGCCATGCTGGGCGTTACGCCCAACCATCTGAACAGGGCTATCCGGGAACATACCGGTCATACTGCCTCCGAAGCCATTACAGACATGCTGGTACGGGAGGCCAAAGCGGCGTTGCGGTATACAGATACCACGATCGCCGGTATCTCCGATCAGCTGCAATTCAGCGACCCTGCGGGTTTTAACCGCTTTTTTAAAGAGAAGACGGGGCTTACGCCGCTGACTTTCAGAAAAAATGCCGTATCCGGTTAA
- a CDS encoding SDR family oxidoreductase — MSASFENSRIIIAGGSSGIGLATAALLTAEKAHVTITGRAAERLQEAAKAVPVAATAAVDGNDRPALDQFFAAQHSIDHLVIALSGAKGAGMFKDLSLDDLRAGFEGKFWPQLQTLQAALPYMRPGGSITMITAISAIAKNPGTAGLAAINGAIELMVPGLAKELQPLRINAVSPGVVDTPWWDFLPADAKADTFKAYADQLPTGKVAAATDIAEAVLFLMRNSNTTGTILRCDGGFSL; from the coding sequence ATGTCTGCTTCATTTGAAAATTCCCGTATAATCATCGCCGGTGGTTCTTCCGGCATCGGACTGGCCACTGCCGCATTACTGACCGCTGAAAAAGCCCATGTGACCATCACCGGCCGTGCTGCCGAACGTTTGCAGGAGGCGGCTAAAGCCGTTCCCGTGGCTGCAACGGCAGCCGTGGACGGCAACGACCGGCCCGCCCTCGATCAGTTCTTTGCTGCGCAACACAGTATCGACCACCTGGTGATCGCCCTGAGCGGCGCCAAAGGCGCCGGTATGTTCAAAGACCTGTCGCTGGACGATCTGCGGGCCGGTTTTGAAGGCAAGTTCTGGCCCCAGCTGCAAACCTTACAGGCTGCGCTGCCCTATATGCGGCCCGGTGGCAGCATTACCATGATCACCGCCATCAGCGCCATCGCGAAAAATCCCGGTACGGCCGGACTGGCAGCCATCAACGGCGCCATTGAACTGATGGTGCCCGGATTGGCGAAAGAACTGCAACCCTTACGGATCAACGCTGTTTCACCCGGCGTAGTGGACACGCCCTGGTGGGACTTCCTGCCGGCAGATGCCAAGGCAGACACCTTCAAGGCCTACGCCGACCAGCTGCCTACCGGTAAAGTGGCTGCTGCCACCGACATCGCCGAAGCAGTGCTCTTCCTGATGCGCAACAGCAACACTACCGGCACTATCCTCCGTTGCGACGGTGGCTTCAGCCTGTAA